In Haloarcula sp. H-GB4, a single genomic region encodes these proteins:
- a CDS encoding VanZ family protein, producing the protein MARLVPRRFLPAVAFALLLLVVSLLPAPEAGRPIPVLLGVALDKWVHAGSYAVLAWLLARARGSRTLAAVVPVVALAACYGGGIELLQGLTPSRSLSGADAMANAIGAVVGGGLWVALGRPVPTRARRQSEQ; encoded by the coding sequence ATGGCCCGGTTAGTCCCGCGACGGTTCCTGCCCGCTGTTGCGTTCGCGCTGCTACTGCTTGTCGTCTCGCTGCTCCCCGCGCCCGAGGCTGGCAGGCCGATCCCGGTGCTGCTCGGCGTCGCACTCGACAAGTGGGTCCACGCCGGTAGCTACGCGGTACTCGCGTGGCTCCTTGCGCGGGCTCGTGGGAGTCGGACACTGGCCGCAGTGGTGCCAGTGGTCGCTCTCGCCGCCTGCTACGGCGGCGGCATCGAACTCCTGCAGGGACTGACCCCCTCGCGGTCACTTAGCGGAGCCGATGCGATGGCAAACGCCATCGGCGCCGTCGTCGGTGGCGGGCTCTGGGTGGCGCTAGGCAGGCCCGTCCCGACGAGAGCGCGGCGGCAGTCAGAACAGTGA